A genomic stretch from Triplophysa dalaica isolate WHDGS20190420 chromosome 4, ASM1584641v1, whole genome shotgun sequence includes:
- the elac1 gene encoding zinc phosphodiesterase ELAC protein 1, with protein sequence MSMDITFLGSGSAYPSPHRGASALVLRTEGENWLFDCGEGTQTQFMRSQLKASKINKVFISHLHGDHVFGLPGLLCTISLNSNPQPDPPASCVDIYGPRGLRLFLRVALTLSSSQLLFPYAVHELETSDDQCPEEGRLSAALTTSGDALHPQEQPGRTIQLDPDTDCYNLIDDKQFVVKAFRLCHRVSSFGFSVDEKERPGRLNTDLLKELGLKPGPLYGRLKNGESVTLENGRILTAGEVLEPPLKGRKVCVFGDCSAPLGEGFKRACQGADVLVHEATLEDGQRDKAVEHGHSTPGMAAGVALACGARTLVLHHFSQRYKPEALRRDGEDDVTELRCQAERVLQGSGTQVVLAEDFLTLPIALKKNL encoded by the exons ATGTCTATGGATATCACCTTCCTCGGGAGCGGGAGCGCGTACCCGTCTCCTCATCGCGGCGCGTCCGCGCTAGTTTTAAGAACTGAAGGTGAAAACTGGCTGTTTGACTGCGGAGAGGGAACACAGACTCAGTTCATGAGAAGTCAACTCAAAGCAA GCAAAATCAACAAAGTCTTCATATCTCATCTCCATGGCGATCATGTCTTTGGTCTTCCTGGATTGCTGTGCACCATCAGTCTGAACTCGAACCCTCAACCGGATCCACCTGCGTCCTGCGTGGACATTTACGGCCCGCGAGGGTTAAGGCTCTTCTTGCGTGTGGCGTTGACGCTGTCGAGCTCTCAGCTGCTGTTCCCATACGCTGTTCATGAGCTTGAGACATCAGATGACCAGTGTCCCGAGGAGGGACGTCTCAGTGCCGCGCTGACCACGAGCGGTGACGCGCTTCACCCGCAGGAGCAGCCTGGCAGAACCATACAGCTGGACCCCGACACTGACTGTTATAACCTCATCGACGACAAACAGTTTGTGGTGAAGGCCTTCAGGTTATGTCACAGAGTTTCGTCGTTCGGGTTCTCGGTGGACGAGAAAGAACGTCCAGGACGCCTCAACACTGACCTTCTGAAAGAACTAG GTTTAAAGCCGGGACCTCTCTATGGACGTCTGAAGAACGGAGAATCCGTCACGCTCGAGAATGGGCGCATTTTGACCGCCGGTGAGGTGCTGGAGCCGCCTCTCAAGGGCCGCAAAGTTTGCGTGTTTGGGGACTGCAGCGCGCCGTTGGGGGAGGGGTTTAAAAGGGCGTGTCAGGGAGCCGACGTGTTGGTGCACGAGGCCACGCTGGAGGACGGGCAGCGCGATAAGGCCGTTGAACATGGGCACAGTACGCCTGGCATGGCTGCTGGGGTGGCGCTGGCCTGCGGGGCTCGAACCCTGGTGCTTCATCACTTCAGTCAACGCTACAAACCTGAAGCGCTGCGTCGGGACGGAGAGGATGACGTAACGGAGCTCAGGTGCCAGGCGGAGCGCGTGCTGCAGGGGTCGGGGACACAGGTCGTTCTGGCCGAAGACTTTCTCACGCTGCCTATAGCACTGAAAAAGAATTTGTAG